GGCCGAGGCCTCGGCCCGCGCCGGCAGCACCAGCTTGGAGGTCGGCGACATCAGCAGGAAGACCAGGGCGAACACGACCGGGGCGGGGGCCAGGTAGCGCAGCCACAGCCGCACCCATCCCTGCCTGGCGTACAGCACCGCGGCGCCGGCGCCGGCGGCCACGGCGATGGCCACCAGCAGCGGCCCGCGCAGGTCGGTGAGCTTCTTGGCCACCTGGATGGCCAGCAGGGCGAACAGCCCGAACACGGCGGCCAGGTGCAGGAAGCGCCGCACCTGCTCGCTGACCAGCCCGACGACGACCTCGGCGGCCCAGATGAGCAGGGCCGGCAGCAGGATCACGCCGAGGACCAGGACCAGGATGTCGAGGCGGTCGGCCCGGCGGAACAGGAAGAAGTCCGGGCTCTTGCCGGTGACGTCGAGCAGCGGCTGGGCGATGGCGAAGCCGCTGAGCACGAACAGCTCGACCAGCGCCCACAGGTGCAGCCGGTCCCGCCACCCGCGCCACCGACCCGCTGCCGGCGGGGCCGTTGTCGTCTCGTCGATGTCGCTCGCCACCCGCGTCCTCTCTAGCTCACGGTGAGCGGTCGCAGCCGCACCCGCCCGCCCGAGTCGTCGATCACGAACAGCTCCAGCCGGTTGTCGCCCTTCTTGAACAAGGTGTCCAGGGCCATGGCAGAGAACTTGTCCGGCGGCCCCTTGGGCTGGCTGCCCTGGGCGTCCCGCACCTCCCGGAACGTCTCCGACACCCCGGCGATCACGCCGTTGACGGCCACCGCCACCGCCGGCCGGTCCGGCACGCCCGCGGCCAGGTCGACCTGCCCGCTGACCTGGGCCGGGACCAGGCCGCCGTCCGGGTCGACCTTGCCGTACTCGGCCAGCTTCTCGACCTTGGCGCTGCCCGCGCTCTGCTGCTCGACCCCGACCTGGCCTACGCGCTGGCCGACCAGGTCGCCGTGGGGGCCGAACTGGAACCAGCCCTTGTAGCCGTTGCCGGCCTCGACCATCTCGTCGGTGACGCCGCGGAGCGCCTTGGCCATGTTCTCCGGGCCGGGGAACGTCTGGCGCTCGCCCGGTTTGGAGAAGAACCACTTCTCGGTGCGGGTCCGCGGCTCCTCGGGGCCGGCCTGGGAGACGCCGTCCGTCTCCCACGGCACCTTGATGCCGAGCAGGTCGGCGACGGTCGGGACCAGGTCGACATGCTCCCAGTTGCGCTCGTTGGCCTGGCCCTCGGTCTGGCCGGGCGACTTGATGAACAGCGGCACCCACAGGACCTGGTCGACGTTGCCCTCGGTGGCCACGCGCCGGCCGTACTCGCTGGGCTTGAAGCTCATGCCGTGGTCGGCGGTGACCACGAACAGGGTGTCGTCGTACATGCCCTGCTCCTGCAGCCGCCGCATCACCTGGCCGATCAGCCGGTCGGTCTCGCCGGTCTGCATCAGGTGGCGCTGGCGCGACAGCTGGGGCGGCCAGGGCTCGGAGGTCCAGCCGTTGGCGTTGCGGCCGTCGCCCCGGTCGGTGTACTTGCGCCCCTCGGGCAGGTAGTGCCAGGGCTGGTGGGGGAGCAGCAGGTGCAGGAAGTAGAAGGTCGGCTTGTCGGAGGCCTCGATCGACTTCACGAAGTTGTAGTACTGGCGCGGCTCGTTGCCCTCCGCGATCTCCTCCAGGATCGGCGACTGGGCGCCGTCGCCCGGGGCTGCGGCCGGCGTGCGCTCGGCCTCCGGGTCGGCGGTCAGCCAGGCCCCGGTCGGGTTCTCGTCGACGTCGCGCGGCCACACGATCCGCTTGAAGACCCGGGCCGAGTCGCGCAGGGTCGTCTTCAGGCCGGCCCCGGACGGGGCCGAGTCCCTGGTCGCCTTGCACACCTCGGCCGGGCAGAGCTGGGTGACGACCTGGAACTGCTCGACGTCATAGGACTTGCCGAGCAGGGTGAACAGGTTGTCGGGGTACTGGGCGGCCGTCGGCGAGGCCTCCTCCTGGGCCTTGGTCGGGTAGCGCCCCGTCAGCATCGACGGCACGGCCCAGTTGGTCAGGCCCGACACCGCGGTGGCGTTGCGGTACCAGGTGGACTGGCCGGCCAGCTTGGCGAAGTTCGGGTAGAGGCGGGCGTCGATCTGCCCCCTGGAGTCCAGCAGCGAGGTCACCGGGAACTCGTCCAGGAGGATCATCACCACCGGGTGCTCCGGGTTGATCCTCACCCCGGGCGAGTTGGCGTCCACGGCGCCCTCGGGCTGGGGCAGCACCAGCTTGGACACCGGCGAGACGAGCAGGAACAGCAGGGCGAAGGCCAGCGGCGCCGGGGCCAGGTAGCGCAGCCACAGCTTGAAGCCGTCCCAGTTGGCGTAGAGCAGCCCGCCGGCCACCCCGCCGGCCACGCCGATGGCGATCAGCCCGGGCCCGCGGACCGAGGTCAGGTTCTTGCCGACCTCCAGGGCGAGCACGGCCAGCAGCCCGCCGACCATCAGCACGTGCACGATGCGGCGGGCCCGCTCCCCGGCCAGCCCGACGACCTGCTCGGCCAGCCACAGGCCGAGGGCCGGGAGCAGGGTCACGGCCAGGACCAGGATCAGGATCTCGGCCCGGCCGGCCCGCCGGAAGATGAAGAAGTCGGGGGCCTTGCCGAGCACGTCCAGGGTCGGCTGGGCGACCACGAACCCGACCAGGGCGAACAGCTCGAAGAAGGCCCAGAGCCGCTCGCGGCGGGCGACGGGCCGCCCTTCCTGCTCCATGGGGTGCGGCTAGGCCTTGTCGCTCTGGCGGTTGCGGAACGGGCCGGTCAGCCGGCGCCAGCCGAGCTTGAAGAACACCGCCGCTCCGGCGGCGCCGGCGACGATCGCCTGCACGATCAGGCTGCCCGAGGCGGCATCGAGGTAGGCCAGGTCCATCGCGTTCGAACTCCTTGCGCAAGCGGGCGCATCCCAGGCGGGAGCGGCACGGTCGGGGGATTCCGTGGACCCACTGACGGGATGTCACGGTCAAGCAGAGGACGATATCACGAGAAAACCAGGTGTGCGCCGCCCGCGTTTCCAGTACAACGGAGCGATGGACATCGACATCCGGCCCATCACGCCCGAGCAGGGCGACGAGTTCAGCGCCGTCATGGCCGCCGCCTTCGGGGAGTCCTTCTCCGAGGAGGAGCTGGCCGACCACGACCGCTGGTTCGAGTACGACCGCAGCATCGGCGCCTTCGACGGCGACCGGCTCGTCGGCACCGGCGGCGCCTACTCGATGGACATGACCCTGCCCGGGCTCACCACCATCCCGATCGGCGGCCTGACCGCCATCTCGGTGCTCCCGACCCACCGGCGGCGGGGCATCCTGCGGGCGATGATCGCCTACCACTTCCAGGAGGTCGAGGGGCGGGGCGAGCTGGTCTCGGGCCTTGGGGCGTCCGAGTCGCTGCTCTACGGGCGCTACGGCTACGGCCTGGCCACCACCTCCGCCGACTACGAGATCGACCCTCGGCGCGGGCAGTTCCTGCGCCCGTTCGCCGGCCGGGGGCGGCTGCGCCTGCTCGGGCCGGAGGAGACGGCCAAGGTCGTGCCGGCCCTCTACGACCGCTACCGGCGGGGCCAGCCGGGCGAGCTGTCCCGTCCCCAGGCGTGGTGGGACACCTACGCCCGCGACCCGGAGTGGACCCGGCGCGGGGCCAGCCGCCACTACGACGTGGTCCACGAGTCGGAACCGGGCCGGGTCGACGGCTGGCTCGGCTACCGGGTCGAGAGCCGCTGGCCCGACGGCATGGCCGCCAACATCATCAAGGTGGGCAGCCTGATCGGGCTCACCCCGGAGGCCGAGGGCGCCCTGTGGCGCTACCTCCTCGACCTGGACCTGGCCGGCACCGTGAAGCTGTTCGACCGGCCGCTCGACGACCCGGCCCGCTGGCGGCTGGCCGACCCGCGGCGGCTGCGGGTCACCCACGTGGGCGACCAGCTCTGGCTGCGGCTGCTCGACCTGCCGGGCGCGCTCGCCGCCCGCCGCTACGCGGTCTCCGGGTCGCTGGTGCTCGAGGTCACCGACACCCTGCGCCCCCGCAACCAGGGCCGCTTCCGGCTGGAGGGCGGCCCCGACGGCGCAGCCTGCGTCCCGGTCTCGGCCGACCCCGACCTGGCCCTGGACGTCGCCGACCTCGGCGCCGCCTACCTCGGCGGGGCCAGCCTGGCCTCCCTGGCCCGGGCCGAGCGGGTGGCCGAGCTCACCCCCGGGGCCCTGCTCCAGGCCGACCGCATGTTCGCCTCGGACCCCCCGCCCATCTCCACCACGCACTTCTAGCCGGCGTCGGGCCTTCCCGGGCAGAGGTCCGGGCCCCCGGCCGACCGCTACAGCGCAGCCGCTACGGCCTGGAGACGCCGACGGCCGGTGCTGCAACGGCTTGCAACTGCATTGCTAGACTGTGGCCATGGGAAGCAGCGGCAACGGCACCGGGGACGCTGTCGAGCTCCTTCGCGGGCAGGGCATGCGGATGACCCCGCAGCGGCTGGCCATCGTCGACGAGATCATGTCGACCTCCGGCTACGTCATCCCGGTGGCGGTCATCGAGCGGGTGCAGGCCAGGGTCCCGGGGGTCA
The DNA window shown above is from Actinomycetota bacterium and carries:
- a CDS encoding GNAT family N-acetyltransferase codes for the protein MDIDIRPITPEQGDEFSAVMAAAFGESFSEEELADHDRWFEYDRSIGAFDGDRLVGTGGAYSMDMTLPGLTTIPIGGLTAISVLPTHRRRGILRAMIAYHFQEVEGRGELVSGLGASESLLYGRYGYGLATTSADYEIDPRRGQFLRPFAGRGRLRLLGPEETAKVVPALYDRYRRGQPGELSRPQAWWDTYARDPEWTRRGASRHYDVVHESEPGRVDGWLGYRVESRWPDGMAANIIKVGSLIGLTPEAEGALWRYLLDLDLAGTVKLFDRPLDDPARWRLADPRRLRVTHVGDQLWLRLLDLPGALAARRYAVSGSLVLEVTDTLRPRNQGRFRLEGGPDGAACVPVSADPDLALDVADLGAAYLGGASLASLARAERVAELTPGALLQADRMFASDPPPISTTHF
- a CDS encoding sulfatase, translating into MASDIDETTTAPPAAGRWRGWRDRLHLWALVELFVLSGFAIAQPLLDVTGKSPDFFLFRRADRLDILVLVLGVILLPALLIWAAEVVVGLVSEQVRRFLHLAAVFGLFALLAIQVAKKLTDLRGPLLVAIAVAAGAGAAVLYARQGWVRLWLRYLAPAPVVFALVFLLMSPTSKLVLPARAEASA
- a CDS encoding sulfatase-like hydrolase/transferase — its product is MEQEGRPVARRERLWAFFELFALVGFVVAQPTLDVLGKAPDFFIFRRAGRAEILILVLAVTLLPALGLWLAEQVVGLAGERARRIVHVLMVGGLLAVLALEVGKNLTSVRGPGLIAIGVAGGVAGGLLYANWDGFKLWLRYLAPAPLAFALLFLLVSPVSKLVLPQPEGAVDANSPGVRINPEHPVVMILLDEFPVTSLLDSRGQIDARLYPNFAKLAGQSTWYRNATAVSGLTNWAVPSMLTGRYPTKAQEEASPTAAQYPDNLFTLLGKSYDVEQFQVVTQLCPAEVCKATRDSAPSGAGLKTTLRDSARVFKRIVWPRDVDENPTGAWLTADPEAERTPAAAPGDGAQSPILEEIAEGNEPRQYYNFVKSIEASDKPTFYFLHLLLPHQPWHYLPEGRKYTDRGDGRNANGWTSEPWPPQLSRQRHLMQTGETDRLIGQVMRRLQEQGMYDDTLFVVTADHGMSFKPSEYGRRVATEGNVDQVLWVPLFIKSPGQTEGQANERNWEHVDLVPTVADLLGIKVPWETDGVSQAGPEEPRTRTEKWFFSKPGERQTFPGPENMAKALRGVTDEMVEAGNGYKGWFQFGPHGDLVGQRVGQVGVEQQSAGSAKVEKLAEYGKVDPDGGLVPAQVSGQVDLAAGVPDRPAVAVAVNGVIAGVSETFREVRDAQGSQPKGPPDKFSAMALDTLFKKGDNRLELFVIDDSGGRVRLRPLTVS